The following coding sequences are from one Melospiza melodia melodia isolate bMelMel2 unplaced genomic scaffold, bMelMel2.pri scaffold_269, whole genome shotgun sequence window:
- the LOC134433819 gene encoding uncharacterized protein LOC134433819, whose translation MRPSVIRGSLRASLARGFGARPRRLRIAIMAAPGVEARALFAEGVRAVLGGWAALQLAVAQGFGGPQGPEKAAWLSSALLDFFTQNADLEQEEVEDFLAEVMDNEFDTVVEDGSLQQPPGTPQREGRRRKRRRATRKRRRPWSAGHPRPPRTAGPWCSGGGGDDGGRGVLCVPPQLGGHPSPTLLPKLGGNKGPSPHGGVGRDVV comes from the exons ATGCGTCCATCGGTGATTCGGGGATCGCTCCGTGCTTCGCTCGCTCGCGGATTCGGCGCTCGACCGCGCCGCCTGCGCATCGCCATCATGGCGGCCCCCGGGGTGGAGGCGCGGGCGCTGTTCGCAGAGGGGGTTCGGGCCGTGCTGGGGGGGTGGGCGGCGCTGCAG CTGGCGGTGGCGCAGGGTTTCGGGGGGCCGCAGGGTCCCGAAAAGGCCGCGTGGCTCAGCTCGGCGCTGCTCGATTTCTTCACGCAGAACG CTgacctggagcaggaggaggtggAAGATTTCCTGGCCGAGGTGATGGACAACGAGTTCGACACAGTGGTGGAGGACGGCAGCCTGCAGCAG CCCCCCGGAACCCCCCAgagagaggggaggaggaggaagaggaggagagcgacgaggaagaggaggag GCCATGGAGTGCGGGACACCCCCGCCCCCCTCGGACGGCTGGACCGTggtgcagcggcggcggcggcgatgaTGGGGGGAGGGGTGTCCTGTGTGTCCCCCCCCAGCTTGGGGGACACCCCTCCCCCACCCTGCTCCCCAAACTGGGGGGGAATAAAGGCCCCTCCCCCCATGGGGGTGTGGGAAGAGATGTTGTGTGA
- the LOC134433810 gene encoding serine/threonine-protein kinase WNK1-like — MTTLELGDDDDDNDDDDDGVWGGSWRSSSASRRRPRCSRGLQHPNIVRFYDSWESSLRGKKCIVLVTELMTSGTLKTYLKRFKVMKPKVLRSWCRQILKGLQFLHTRTPPIIHRDLKCDNIFITGPTGSVKIGDLGLATLMRTSFAKSVIGTPEFMAPEMYEERYDESVDVYAFGMCMLEMGTSEYPYSECQNAAQIYRKVTSGIKPASFHKVTDPEVKEIIEGCIRQNKAERLSIRDLLDHAFFAEDTGLRVELAEDDAGLDPALALRLWVEDPKKLKGKHKDNEAIEFSFNLEADVPEEVAYEMVKSGFFHESDSKAVAKSIRDRLALVRKTREKKQAEGRGGPESRGGPRERGHRGRSAREAAAAAGAAPSWSNSEGVPDSVPPPDVPGPCGVTGALEQLWGYPQGAQDGVSPPVPPPVTQGTEGTAEDGTGRGTTEPPGPEGDPCGCGGGSPKGCHQPRDATTIPNATNYGDATTPRDATSICDATSHGDVQAPEMPPPSMMPPAMGMSQAPEMPPPSMMPPAVGMSQAPEMPPPSMMPPAMGMSQAPEMPPPSPMPQPPMLPGPEEPSVPAEAASLLRVPDVPDVPGPRARQRRASCQRPARFQLTVLQVSSAGDNTVECQLETHDSKMVTFRFDVDGDAPEDIACYMVEDNFVLEGERDKFVEELKAIVEQARGLLGTPAPDPQVGPLEPPAGGEGPPQSSPVGRWRFCINQTIR; from the exons ATGACGACCCTGGAGCTGGGAGATGACGATGATGacaatgacgatgatgatgatggagtTTGGGGAGGAtcatg GCGGAGCAGCAGCGCTTCAAGGAGGAGGCCGAGATGCTCAAGGGGCTTGCAGCACCCCAACATCGTCCGCTTCTACGACTCCTGGGAGTCCTCTCTCCGCGGCAAGAAGTGCATCGTCCTCGTCACCGAGCTCATGACCTCGGGCACCCTCAAGAC GTACCTCAAGAGGTTCAAGGTGATGAAGCCGAAGGTGCTGCGGAGCTGGTGCCGGCAGATCCTGAAGGGGCTGCAGTTCCTGCACACGAGGACGCCGCCCATCATCCACCGCGACCTCAAGTGCGACAACATCTTCATCACCGGCCCCACGGGCTCCGTCAAGATCGGCGACCTGGGGCTGGCCACGCTCATGCGCACGTCCTTCGCCAAGAGCGTCATCG ggacccccgaGTTCATGGCCCCCGAGATGTACGAGGAGCGCTACGACGAGTCCGTGGACGTCTACGCCTTCGGGATGTGCATGCTGGAGATGGGCACGTCCGAGTACCCCTACTCCGAGTGCCAGAACGCCGCTCAGATCTACCGCAAAGTCACCAGC GGCATCAAGCCGGCGAGTTTCCACAAGGTGACGGACCCCGAGGTGAAGGAGATCATCGAGGGCTGCATCCGGCAGAACAAGGCTGagag GCTGTCCATCCGGGACCTGCTGGACCACGCGTTCTTCGCCGAGGACACGGGGCTGCGCGTGGAGCTGGCCGAGGACGACGCGGGGCTGGACCCGGCGCTGGCGCTGCGCCTCTGGGTGGAGGACCCCAAAAAGCTCAAGGGCAAGCACAAGGACAACGAGGCCATCGAGTTCAGCTTCAACCTGGAGGCTGATGTCCCCGAGGAGGTGGCCTATGAGATG GTGAAATCCGGGTTCTTCCACGAGAGCGACTCCAAGGCCGTGGCCAAATCCATCCGGGACCGGCTGGCGCTGGTGAGGAAGACGCGGGAGAAGAAGCAGGCGGAGGGCAGGGGGGGCCCCGAGAGCCGGGGGGGGCCCCGAGAGCGAGGACACCGAGGTCGATCAGCACgtgaggcagcagctgctgcgggagcagccccctcctggtcc AACT CCGAGGGGGTCCCGGACAGCGTCCCCCCCCCAGATGTCCCCGGTCCCTGCGGTGTCACCGGAGCCCTTGAGCAGCTCTGGGGGTACCCACAGGGAGCCCAGGATGGGGTGTCCCCCCCTGTGCCACCACCG GTGACCCAGGGGACCGAGGGCACAGCAGAGGATGGCACCGGACGAGGCACCACGGAGCCACCTGGGCCCGAGGGGGACCCCTGTGGCTGTGGCGGGGGGtcg CCCAAGGGTTGCCACCAGCCCAgagatgccaccaccatcccCAATGCCACCAACTATGGGGATGCCACCACCCCAAGGGATGCCACCTCCATCTGTGATGCCACCAGCCATGGGGATGTCCAAGCTCCAGAGATGCCACCACCATCCATGATGCCACCAGCCATGGGGATGTCCCAAGCTCCAGAGATGCCACCACCATCCATGATGCCACCAGCCGTGGGGATGTCCCAAGCTCCAGAGATGCCACCACCATCCATGATGCCACCAGCCATGGGGATGTCCCAAGCTCCAgagatgccaccaccatcccCAATGCCACAACCCCCGATGCTCCCTGGCCCCGAGGAGCCCTCGGTGCCCGCCGAGGCCGCGTCCCTGCTgcgtgtccccgatgtccccgacgTCCCCGGGCCGCGTGCCCGGCAGCGCCGCGCGTCGTGCCAGCGCCCTGCCCGCTTCCAGCTCACCGTGCTGCAG GTGTCCTCAGCTGGGGACAACACGGTGGAGTGCCAGCTGGAGACCCACGACAGCAAGATGGTCACCTTCAGGTTTGACGTGGATGGGGACGCGCCCGAGGACATCGCCTGCTACATG GTCGAGGACAACTTTGTCCTGGAGGGGGAGCGGGACAAGTTCGTGGAGGAGCTCAAGGCCATTGTGGAGCAGGCACGGGGGCTCCTCGGGACCCCCGCCCCGGACCCCCAG GTGGGACCCCTGGAGCCGCCAGCAGGTG GGGAAGGACCCCCCCAATCGTCACCCGTGGGGCGCTGGAGGTTCTGCATCAACCAAACCATCCGG